The Petrocella atlantisensis genome has a window encoding:
- a CDS encoding alcohol dehydrogenase family protein translates to METKWDTTPKNDRFEPISGEKTMKAVVTAGNGGYEKLECREVRMPSLESDEVLIQVLAAGVNNTEINTRIGWYSSSITTSTESATEKQLALSNADGGWNEATPFPFIQGTDCCGRIVAVGPGGDESSIGARVLVRACMRRFDFESMENIWMGSDFDGAFAQYVKVPASEAFIVKCDWSDAELGTIPCAYGTAENMIHRGNVNKDEHILVTGASGGVGSAVVQLAKRRGAIVTAIASASKVEQVLAIGADLVVRRDENILSKLGEKSFDIIIDNVAGPSFGDMIKLLKRNGRYVSSGAIGGPIVTFDMRDFYLKDLRLIGCTAWDAPVFPNLISYIEKGEIKPLVAKIFPLEQIADAQREFLEKKFVGNFVLIPPSADE, encoded by the coding sequence ATGGAAACGAAATGGGATACTACTCCTAAGAATGATCGATTCGAACCAATATCAGGAGAGAAAACAATGAAGGCTGTTGTCACTGCCGGCAATGGTGGCTATGAAAAACTTGAATGTAGAGAGGTGCGGATGCCTTCACTAGAGTCTGATGAAGTTCTCATACAGGTATTGGCTGCAGGGGTCAACAACACCGAAATCAATACGCGTATTGGTTGGTACTCATCCTCAATAACAACGAGTACAGAAAGTGCAACCGAGAAGCAGTTGGCATTAAGTAATGCGGATGGTGGATGGAATGAAGCAACGCCCTTCCCGTTCATTCAAGGGACAGATTGTTGTGGACGTATTGTTGCAGTTGGCCCAGGAGGAGATGAAAGCTCTATTGGCGCTCGTGTTCTTGTACGCGCATGCATGCGGCGGTTTGATTTTGAATCCATGGAAAATATCTGGATGGGATCAGATTTTGATGGTGCCTTCGCTCAATATGTCAAAGTCCCGGCATCAGAAGCATTTATCGTAAAATGCGATTGGAGTGATGCCGAACTTGGAACAATCCCTTGCGCTTATGGAACAGCTGAGAATATGATTCATCGTGGAAATGTAAATAAAGATGAGCATATTTTAGTCACTGGCGCCTCAGGGGGTGTAGGTTCAGCCGTCGTTCAACTTGCAAAAAGACGTGGGGCAATTGTTACTGCAATTGCTTCGGCATCTAAGGTTGAACAGGTTCTTGCTATCGGAGCGGACCTAGTCGTAAGACGAGATGAGAATATTCTTTCCAAACTCGGTGAAAAAAGTTTTGACATCATCATAGATAATGTTGCAGGACCTAGTTTTGGAGACATGATCAAGTTGTTGAAACGAAATGGAAGATATGTGTCTTCTGGCGCGATTGGAGGACCCATTGTAACTTTTGACATGCGGGATTTTTATTTGAAAGATCTGAGACTGATTGGATGCACCGCATGGGATGCGCCAGTTTTTCCTAATCTTATCTCCTATATTGAAAAGGGTGAAATCAAACCACTTGTAGCAAAAATATTTCCACTCGAACAAATAGCGGACGCTCAAAGAGAATTTCTCGAGAAAAAATTTGTCGGTAATTTCGTATTAATCCCACCATCCGCTGATGAATAA
- a CDS encoding N-acetyltransferase, which translates to MKIRIIKDHEKKSIYKQMIKKIYSKDQTFKNNKEGLFALVCNSKGVFYKKSKQVMITVSVEKDLHCQGVLICHEQQPKVLYLAFFEAIMEAKESVEHLLSYAEAYGKTLGCDKLVIGIDGHCNNGLGFLTIGSGHPSFGEAYNPNYYADFFKTFEGHTFVSYKDEVQSIAPRVLHLRNKLHLRMAPYTLEAADFSRKGLRASLKRYTDLNNNIFTDHSYYFRRDYDEDVELFKSMMPLLDHQNLLFVKKDGKDIGFILWYPDFNELVKSSRGAGIRTFLQYRMLKRKPKTIKIVEIGVEAKYRGTPAIFILFNGVMEAAEKASQHLISSWIHGDNSASRQITSRFAQKPYREYVTYEKKI; encoded by the coding sequence ATGAAAATTAGAATCATCAAAGACCATGAAAAGAAATCCATCTATAAGCAGATGATCAAAAAAATATATAGCAAAGATCAGACCTTCAAAAATAACAAAGAAGGTCTATTTGCCTTGGTCTGTAATTCTAAAGGTGTTTTTTATAAAAAATCCAAACAAGTCATGATAACGGTAAGTGTGGAAAAGGATCTCCATTGTCAAGGGGTCTTAATATGTCATGAGCAACAACCAAAAGTGCTGTATTTGGCTTTCTTTGAAGCGATCATGGAAGCGAAGGAAAGTGTAGAACATCTTCTAAGTTATGCAGAAGCCTATGGAAAGACACTGGGTTGTGATAAGTTGGTCATCGGTATAGACGGTCACTGTAACAACGGGTTGGGCTTTCTAACCATTGGTTCCGGGCATCCTTCTTTTGGTGAAGCTTATAATCCGAATTATTACGCTGATTTTTTTAAGACCTTTGAAGGTCATACCTTTGTCAGTTATAAAGACGAAGTACAAAGCATTGCCCCTAGGGTTCTACATCTACGTAACAAACTGCATCTAAGGATGGCACCCTATACCTTGGAAGCTGCTGATTTTTCAAGAAAAGGCCTTAGAGCATCCTTGAAGCGTTATACGGACTTGAACAATAACATTTTTACCGATCATAGTTATTATTTCAGGAGGGATTATGATGAAGATGTGGAACTTTTTAAGAGCATGATGCCTTTATTGGACCACCAGAATCTGCTTTTTGTAAAAAAAGACGGCAAGGACATTGGCTTCATCCTTTGGTATCCGGACTTTAATGAACTGGTCAAAAGCAGTAGGGGTGCAGGCATACGTACTTTTCTCCAATATAGGATGTTGAAAAGAAAACCAAAAACCATAAAAATTGTGGAAATCGGTGTCGAAGCCAAGTACCGTGGCACACCGGCCATTTTTATTCTGTTTAATGGGGTTATGGAAGCGGCAGAAAAAGCATCACAACACCTCATATCCAGTTGGATTCATGGGGATAACAGTGCTTCAAGACAGATCACCTCAAGATTCGCTCAAAAACCATATAGGGAATATGTGACTTATGAGAAAAAAATATGA
- a CDS encoding glycosyltransferase family 4 protein → MKIAIFTDTFLPQVNGVTNTLRRFGEYLKANHIDYIFVTPEQKSESDLPYNIEAFLSTPFFLYPECRLTFPNLIRLNKRLDAFGPDIIFTMTEFTMGLCGLNYGKTHNIPVVSNYSTNFSTILKSYKLGVLEKLTDKYLAWFHQEATRTVTPSVESEKILKKLGVLRTGIFGRGIDFDHFSRDKRSVQLRKELGLEGKLGLLYVGRLSHEKDLDVLRDAMQLLNHTYSDRIQLVITGEGPMENELKKTMPDNVVFTGYKRGEALAEIYASCDIFAFPSSFETFGNVVLEAFASGLPVVGVNKGGVKTLIDPGYNGFLVEPNDSEAFAFALERLIVGDIMRHQFGTRGRNYAKGKSWDAVFNTLLEDFATIIHDYERLPELELKSYYQEKNSIA, encoded by the coding sequence ATGAAAATAGCGATTTTTACAGATACTTTTTTACCACAGGTCAATGGTGTCACCAATACCTTAAGACGATTTGGCGAATATTTAAAAGCCAATCATATTGACTACATTTTTGTAACACCAGAACAAAAAAGTGAAAGTGATCTACCCTACAATATCGAAGCTTTTTTATCTACGCCTTTCTTTTTATATCCTGAATGCCGTCTTACGTTTCCTAACTTAATTCGATTAAACAAAAGGCTAGATGCTTTTGGACCGGACATCATATTTACAATGACGGAATTCACTATGGGTCTATGTGGTCTAAACTATGGTAAAACACATAATATTCCTGTAGTCTCTAACTATTCTACGAACTTCTCGACCATACTGAAATCTTATAAACTAGGTGTCCTAGAAAAACTGACAGATAAATATTTGGCATGGTTTCACCAAGAAGCCACTAGAACCGTAACCCCTTCCGTTGAATCTGAAAAAATATTGAAAAAGTTGGGTGTTTTAAGAACGGGTATTTTTGGTAGGGGGATTGATTTTGACCATTTCTCAAGGGATAAGCGATCGGTCCAGCTTAGGAAAGAATTGGGTCTAGAGGGTAAACTGGGATTACTTTATGTGGGCAGATTATCACATGAGAAGGATTTAGATGTGCTAAGAGATGCAATGCAACTTTTAAATCATACTTATTCGGATAGAATTCAACTGGTAATCACCGGCGAAGGTCCTATGGAGAATGAACTCAAAAAAACCATGCCGGATAATGTGGTATTTACCGGTTACAAAAGAGGAGAAGCATTAGCAGAAATCTATGCCAGTTGTGATATTTTTGCTTTTCCCTCCTCTTTTGAAACATTTGGCAATGTTGTGCTAGAAGCCTTTGCTTCTGGACTTCCTGTAGTTGGTGTCAATAAGGGTGGTGTAAAGACCTTGATTGATCCAGGGTATAATGGTTTCTTAGTGGAACCAAATGACAGCGAAGCCTTTGCCTTTGCTCTTGAGAGGTTGATTGTGGGAGACATAATGCGCCATCAATTTGGAACCAGAGGCAGAAATTATGCAAAAGGAAAATCTTGGGATGCTGTCTTTAACACATTATTAGAGGACTTTGCTACCATTATTCATGATTATGAACGGTTGCCAGAGCTAGAGTTGAAGTCCTATTACCAAGAAAAAAATAGTATCGCCTAA
- a CDS encoding PhzF family phenazine biosynthesis protein encodes MTNHIYRVTAFSDSVDGGNLAGVVLDADSLSEEQMLGIAKEVGYSETAFVMKSTKADYKVRFFTPTDEVDLCGHATIATFNLLRDLGVITVGDYTQETKAGILELQVLDHYVYMEQNAPKYYEIMDKKEIEGCFDSQQRDYIGDMPIQIVSTGLKDIILQVKDLETLLGLRPNLEKINLISKKHDVVGIHAFCLETLSNGEAHVRNFAPRYGINEESATGTANAALACYLMKYQKHEFHGDFVIEQGYSMKRPSKIMVKVRVAGDDTMQVYVGGSAVLI; translated from the coding sequence ATGACAAACCATATATATAGAGTGACTGCGTTTTCAGACAGTGTGGATGGCGGCAATCTAGCAGGTGTTGTTTTAGATGCGGATTCATTATCAGAAGAGCAAATGCTGGGAATTGCAAAAGAAGTAGGCTATTCTGAGACGGCTTTTGTTATGAAATCAACGAAAGCTGATTATAAAGTTAGATTTTTTACCCCAACGGATGAAGTTGATCTGTGTGGCCATGCCACCATTGCTACCTTTAACTTATTAAGAGACTTAGGCGTCATTACAGTTGGAGATTATACTCAAGAAACAAAGGCAGGCATTCTAGAACTTCAGGTACTTGATCACTATGTTTACATGGAGCAGAATGCACCCAAGTATTATGAGATCATGGATAAAAAAGAGATTGAAGGATGTTTTGACAGTCAACAGAGAGATTATATCGGCGACATGCCAATACAGATTGTATCAACAGGACTTAAAGACATCATCTTACAAGTTAAAGACTTAGAGACATTATTAGGGCTTAGGCCTAATCTTGAAAAGATTAACCTTATAAGCAAAAAGCATGATGTCGTCGGTATTCATGCTTTTTGTTTAGAAACCCTATCTAACGGCGAGGCACATGTAAGGAATTTTGCTCCAAGATATGGTATCAATGAAGAATCTGCAACAGGAACAGCCAATGCAGCCTTAGCCTGTTATTTAATGAAATATCAAAAGCATGAATTCCATGGAGATTTCGTCATAGAGCAAGGCTATAGCATGAAGAGACCATCAAAAATAATGGTAAAAGTAAGGGTTGCAGGTGATGATACAATGCAGGTCTATGTTGGTGGAAGTGCAGTTTTAATCTAG
- a CDS encoding class I SAM-dependent methyltransferase yields MKGTTTMHRCILCNHETQSFRHEKFDVTYYRCFHCELISKDAKDFVSEDEALKIYNYHNNAIEDPKYVAYFNHFLEDSVFDYTNEGKKAFDFGSGPSPVLAQILERHYGYEVDIYDLFYAPDKVYENQKYDLVTTTEVVEHLEDPLPYFELFTSLLKPDGVLAVMTQFHKNDDDLFLNWHYMRDMSHISFYTPKTMAYIASKVGLKVVYTDGNRYTTFRQL; encoded by the coding sequence ATGAAAGGAACAACAACCATGCATAGATGTATACTCTGTAACCATGAGACCCAGTCCTTTCGTCATGAGAAATTTGACGTGACGTACTACCGTTGCTTTCATTGTGAGTTAATATCAAAAGACGCAAAAGACTTTGTATCTGAAGATGAAGCATTAAAGATCTATAATTATCATAACAACGCCATCGAAGATCCTAAATACGTAGCATATTTTAATCATTTTTTAGAAGATTCAGTTTTTGACTATACAAATGAAGGCAAGAAAGCCTTTGACTTTGGGAGTGGCCCTTCACCGGTATTGGCTCAGATTCTTGAGCGTCATTACGGCTATGAAGTGGATATTTATGATTTGTTTTATGCACCGGACAAAGTCTATGAGAATCAAAAATATGACCTGGTCACCACCACAGAAGTCGTGGAACATCTGGAAGATCCATTACCTTATTTTGAACTGTTTACATCTTTACTCAAACCGGATGGTGTATTAGCGGTTATGACACAGTTTCATAAAAATGATGATGATCTTTTCTTGAATTGGCATTATATGCGGGACATGAGTCATATCTCATTTTATACCCCAAAAACAATGGCCTACATCGCAAGCAAAGTAGGCCTTAAAGTGGTTTATACAGATGGTAATCGGTATACTACCTTTCGCCAACTATAA
- a CDS encoding MFS transporter, producing MQKKIALKLNQYGFYGWFILFLSAIAMFFSSPGQTYSISVFIDSYILEFGYSRTLISSIYSMATVLSGILMIFVGKAVDHFGSRFMLVTVGILLTLTAFFNSFVANIPMIFVGFFLLRFLGQGSLTLIPASLVPQWFDKRRALAISLLSLGTIFGNLLVPAFNLHMINTYGWSNAWRSWGLLLLFVLVPLMWFFIVNKPEDIGLLPDNKARTDNLTADQVFDAMAKKSFSLSEALRTKEFWFVGIISMIIPMVTTGMMFHFFSLMASKGIPESSAAFVIGLVALPGFLIPVIAGTIIDKYRSKHILMMTLGLLTLDLLFMLKVQTVIEASIFILIYGLVTNVQNVTTNVIWVRYFGRLHLGSIRGAATVFMVIGSAFGTIPFGLSYDLTGDYQAVFIVMALATILGMIMALFIKKPVK from the coding sequence ATGCAAAAAAAAATAGCCTTAAAATTAAATCAATATGGCTTTTACGGATGGTTCATTCTCTTCTTATCCGCCATAGCTATGTTTTTCTCTTCCCCAGGACAAACCTATTCCATATCTGTTTTTATTGATTCTTATATATTGGAATTTGGTTACTCTAGAACCCTAATCTCAAGTATTTATTCTATGGCCACGGTTCTATCCGGTATTCTTATGATCTTTGTCGGTAAGGCTGTGGATCATTTCGGTTCCAGATTCATGCTTGTGACCGTTGGTATTCTTTTGACTTTGACTGCTTTTTTTAATAGCTTTGTGGCCAATATTCCCATGATCTTTGTCGGATTTTTCTTACTACGTTTTCTCGGACAAGGTTCTCTAACCTTGATTCCGGCTTCACTGGTGCCTCAATGGTTCGACAAACGTAGAGCCCTTGCCATTAGCTTGTTATCTCTTGGCACCATCTTTGGTAACTTGCTTGTGCCTGCTTTTAATCTACATATGATCAATACCTACGGTTGGTCAAATGCTTGGCGTAGCTGGGGCTTACTTCTACTTTTTGTTCTCGTACCGCTGATGTGGTTTTTTATCGTGAACAAACCTGAAGATATCGGCCTTCTACCGGATAATAAAGCGCGAACTGATAATCTAACCGCTGATCAAGTTTTTGATGCCATGGCCAAAAAATCCTTTAGTTTAAGTGAAGCGCTTCGCACAAAAGAATTCTGGTTTGTTGGAATTATCTCTATGATTATTCCTATGGTCACCACGGGTATGATGTTTCACTTCTTCTCACTTATGGCCAGCAAAGGTATCCCTGAATCTTCGGCCGCTTTTGTTATCGGACTTGTGGCTTTGCCCGGCTTTTTGATTCCTGTCATAGCCGGTACCATCATCGACAAGTACCGTTCCAAGCATATATTGATGATGACCCTTGGACTCTTAACCTTGGACTTGCTCTTCATGCTTAAGGTTCAAACTGTAATCGAAGCCTCTATCTTCATTCTCATCTATGGCCTGGTTACCAATGTTCAGAACGTAACGACGAATGTTATATGGGTACGTTATTTCGGAAGGTTGCACCTTGGAAGCATTCGTGGTGCGGCTACAGTTTTCATGGTTATCGGTTCGGCCTTTGGTACCATACCTTTTGGTCTTAGCTATGACCTCACCGGGGACTATCAAGCGGTCTTCATCGTTATGGCTCTTGCTACAATCTTAGGTATGATTATGGCCCTGTTTATTAAAAAACCTGTTAAGTAA
- a CDS encoding GNAT family N-acetyltransferase, whose translation MRKKYEVRCSSHRPADWDRYCDNDWLKKDVLLFDETWEEGFTYHFHPEFACYTFKRRMNLFTFGKFKLHVPITMVALPVSIDGEGYFGDLEALIHHLKEEGGLHLILNIRTSEKIPQGIPYGRTLDTCIFDNNYEDFETYVSALRSPYRRRLRQALRRLGTVRIEKIHNKTFDDQLYALYKAVLNRSKYPLETLPIEFFKTSKDDIHVFYHDQKPVAFVMVKVEKDRLYFLFGGMNYGKRDALDLYYNMLIYILRLGIKQKSKTIYFGQTAESSKERLGCRREKRYMCIFTGNKIINKSLIKLMSLFEYKPDARIYHVFSEKNKDTFT comes from the coding sequence ATGAGAAAAAAATATGAAGTAAGATGTTCATCACATCGTCCGGCAGATTGGGACAGGTATTGTGACAATGATTGGCTGAAAAAAGATGTACTCCTATTTGATGAGACATGGGAAGAAGGCTTTACATATCACTTTCATCCGGAATTTGCTTGCTATACTTTTAAGAGAAGGATGAATCTATTTACGTTTGGAAAGTTCAAATTGCATGTACCCATCACCATGGTTGCCTTGCCCGTATCTATAGATGGGGAAGGTTATTTTGGTGACCTTGAAGCCTTGATACATCACCTTAAAGAAGAAGGTGGGCTTCATCTGATACTCAATATAAGAACATCAGAAAAAATACCCCAAGGCATCCCTTATGGTAGAACCTTGGATACATGTATTTTTGATAACAATTATGAGGATTTTGAGACCTATGTGTCAGCCCTTAGAAGTCCTTATAGACGCAGACTGCGACAAGCCTTGAGGAGACTAGGAACCGTAAGAATTGAGAAGATTCATAATAAGACCTTTGATGATCAGCTATATGCTTTATATAAGGCAGTGCTTAACCGATCTAAGTATCCACTGGAGACATTGCCCATAGAATTTTTCAAGACTTCAAAGGATGATATTCATGTCTTTTACCATGATCAGAAGCCGGTCGCATTTGTCATGGTAAAAGTAGAAAAAGATAGATTGTATTTCTTATTTGGTGGCATGAACTATGGGAAGAGAGATGCACTCGACTTATACTACAATATGCTGATTTATATTCTAAGATTAGGTATAAAGCAAAAATCCAAAACCATCTATTTTGGACAAACAGCAGAAAGCTCCAAAGAACGTCTAGGCTGTAGGCGAGAAAAACGGTACATGTGTATTTTCACCGGAAATAAGATCATCAATAAAAGTTTAATAAAGCTGATGAGTTTATTTGAATACAAACCTGATGCAAGGATTTATCATGTCTTTTCAGAAAAGAATAAAGACACCTTTACTTAA
- a CDS encoding B12-binding domain-containing radical SAM protein, producing the protein MKILFIQSTPYHNRDRLVKKSRLYFVGLAPAILSALCPPDVEFEVCLETIEAVDFDTDADLIAISGMGHAIVRSIDIAKAFKARGKTVVMGGYMVSLMPEEAAKYCDSVVIGDAEISFPALIEDYKQGRLKNLYDMPLTTLTYPTPDYGLLTQKKIGDFLPVQAGRGCPHACSFCSVYCLYKNKYYKRDIEEVIRDIKAVKALGYKKFLLLDDNIFSDTDYLLDLCRAIKDLKMQWLSQCSINIADHVQVLQAVADSGCIALSFGIESITQESLVHMKKAWAKVDRYGEQIRKIQAAGIDVSTEMVIGADGDTLESIKATATFIIDQKITVPRFYILTPIPGTLFFDEMEAAGRIIIKDIYSYNGTMAVHEPIHMSMDALTEAYWDLYREVFGIRAIIKRTLIRPQFFKQPLRSLFYLYVNLYYRYQIHQGITPNII; encoded by the coding sequence ATGAAAATCTTGTTTATACAATCTACCCCTTATCATAATCGGGACCGGTTGGTGAAAAAAAGCAGACTGTATTTCGTAGGTCTGGCACCGGCCATACTCTCGGCTTTGTGTCCACCGGATGTTGAATTTGAAGTATGCCTTGAAACCATTGAAGCCGTGGATTTTGACACGGACGCCGACCTAATAGCCATATCCGGTATGGGTCACGCCATAGTCAGAAGCATTGATATCGCCAAAGCCTTCAAAGCAAGAGGCAAGACCGTTGTCATGGGTGGCTATATGGTCAGCCTGATGCCGGAAGAAGCCGCCAAATACTGTGACAGTGTGGTGATTGGCGATGCAGAGATCAGCTTCCCCGCATTAATTGAAGACTACAAGCAAGGCAGGCTGAAGAACTTATATGATATGCCCCTTACGACCTTGACCTATCCGACACCGGACTATGGGCTACTGACACAGAAGAAAATCGGCGATTTTCTACCGGTCCAAGCCGGAAGAGGCTGTCCACACGCCTGTAGTTTCTGCAGTGTTTATTGCTTGTATAAGAACAAGTATTATAAGCGTGATATAGAAGAAGTCATTCGGGATATTAAAGCGGTTAAGGCGCTGGGCTATAAAAAATTCCTATTACTGGATGATAATATTTTCTCAGATACAGACTATCTACTGGACTTATGCAGGGCGATTAAAGACTTGAAGATGCAGTGGCTCTCCCAGTGCTCCATTAACATAGCCGACCATGTTCAGGTTCTACAAGCAGTAGCAGACAGCGGTTGTATTGCCCTGTCCTTTGGCATTGAGAGCATCACCCAAGAAAGCTTGGTACATATGAAGAAGGCTTGGGCCAAAGTCGATCGGTATGGTGAGCAGATCAGAAAGATCCAAGCAGCCGGTATTGATGTATCCACAGAGATGGTCATCGGTGCAGACGGGGATACCCTAGAGAGCATTAAAGCCACAGCTACTTTTATTATCGACCAGAAAATAACGGTGCCCAGATTCTACATACTAACACCGATACCGGGGACCTTGTTTTTTGATGAGATGGAAGCGGCAGGGCGCATTATTATTAAGGACATCTACAGTTATAACGGCACCATGGCCGTACATGAACCGATTCATATGTCTATGGACGCCTTAACAGAGGCCTACTGGGATCTGTATAGAGAAGTATTTGGTATCAGAGCCATTATCAAAAGAACCCTCATAAGGCCCCAGTTTTTCAAGCAACCTTTAAGGTCCTTGTTTTATCTGTATGTGAACCTCTATTACCGCTATCAGATTCATCAGGGCATCACACCAAATATTATATAA
- a CDS encoding HD-GYP domain-containing protein, with the protein MIYDLKMFDVMSAFINAIDVVNPILKHHHRRVAIIAYYLGEACGLNTFQQSNLILACSLHDIGALTVKDSLELKELDVVNPEAHERLGAGIISSFTPFEHMSKIIRHHHVKASDKAINDELAVPYESFILHLADRIEILLKTDELALNQKAYVISTLSELKGSLFDETVYRAFLDLAEKEQFWFDIDYMGMHDLLEKVDFDCFSIENNLATVNDLVATLSKVIDYKSRYTAAHSARVAHVAFRLAKQMSLEDKVCSGIKLAAYMHDFGKIAIPTEILEKPTSLTKEEFNIMMTHPYYTYEILKHVKGIEELAMWAGSHHEKLDNSGYPKKTKAQNIGIEIQIIIYADIFSALSEDRPYRRSMELDKVMETIKNEYKGIVGSTVYEVMLPMAEPLFCEIKEIRETINEEYDHIIHPVN; encoded by the coding sequence ATGATCTATGATCTTAAGATGTTCGATGTCATGTCCGCGTTTATTAATGCGATTGATGTGGTTAACCCGATTCTAAAACATCATCATAGGCGTGTAGCCATTATCGCCTACTACCTAGGTGAGGCTTGTGGATTGAATACCTTTCAACAATCTAACTTAATATTGGCATGTAGCCTTCATGATATTGGTGCCTTAACGGTAAAAGATAGCCTTGAACTCAAAGAACTGGATGTTGTGAATCCGGAAGCACATGAACGCTTAGGTGCAGGTATTATATCTTCTTTCACACCTTTTGAGCACATGAGTAAAATCATTCGCCATCATCATGTAAAAGCTTCCGACAAAGCCATTAATGATGAACTGGCGGTGCCCTATGAATCCTTTATCTTGCATTTGGCGGACCGAATTGAAATACTTTTAAAAACGGATGAGCTCGCACTGAACCAAAAAGCATATGTTATAAGTACTCTTAGTGAGTTGAAGGGTAGTTTGTTTGATGAGACCGTTTATCGTGCTTTTTTAGATTTGGCTGAAAAAGAGCAATTCTGGTTTGACATTGACTATATGGGTATGCATGACCTTCTGGAAAAGGTTGATTTCGATTGCTTTTCTATTGAAAACAATCTTGCGACGGTCAACGATCTTGTTGCAACCTTAAGTAAAGTAATCGATTACAAATCACGTTATACAGCAGCACACTCTGCTCGCGTGGCTCATGTTGCATTCAGGCTTGCAAAACAAATGAGTTTGGAAGATAAGGTTTGTTCCGGTATTAAATTAGCAGCCTATATGCATGACTTTGGCAAGATCGCCATTCCTACAGAGATATTGGAAAAACCCACGTCTCTAACCAAGGAAGAGTTTAACATTATGATGACGCATCCCTATTATACGTATGAAATATTAAAACATGTAAAAGGTATAGAAGAACTAGCGATGTGGGCAGGTTCCCACCATGAAAAATTGGATAATTCCGGATACCCGAAGAAAACGAAGGCACAAAATATAGGCATAGAGATTCAGATTATTATATACGCGGATATTTTTTCGGCACTCTCAGAAGACCGACCTTATAGAAGATCCATGGAACTGGATAAGGTCATGGAAACGATTAAGAATGAATATAAAGGTATTGTTGGTAGTACCGTTTATGAAGTAATGCTTCCGATGGCAGAACCACTTTTTTGTGAAATCAAGGAGATTCGTGAGACGATTAATGAAGAATATGATCATATCATCCATCCGGTAAATTAA